The proteins below come from a single Acidobacteriota bacterium genomic window:
- a CDS encoding fibronectin type III domain-containing protein codes for MSKRPSPFRLTIVLVFSLILAVTGSVLTASGVNAAGERFAFLSSVGEIFGLGSQGVQPISEPTPVIESPLATAVPMASQSGLIYTENFADIANWTDGFASGIGASRWGGLPTNGTGTIPDGVRISTQTEVFPATGSSGGVQRGSLSGNPAGTIVLLSTGATDNTTSAAIDLFLNYSGVLAGTLSFDWASVNNSTGDRKGSLRIYTSTNGTTFTELASAAVLNFTNNSATSGSITNVSLPSGFNGSSTAQIRFYFHNGTGGTTGSRPKISLDNVRVTATNIAPTTQASNITFSSVTTNSMTVNWTNGNGSKRIVKMNTTNTFDAPADGTDPSANATYGGSGQQVVYNGTGSNVAISGLSASTNYHFRVYEANGSGATSVYNTATATDNPRATATVAPPTASVTGSSTICAGGSGTVTVTVSGGVAPYTVVLTNGGGTQSGAGPTFNFPVSPGSTTGYTLAAGSVDASSTAITTGDTATITVNQPPTPSNAGPNQTVVGSTATLAGNTPSVGTGTWSIVAGVGGSFTSPNNPNSDFTGLPGFIYTLRWTISNAPCSSSTNDVVITLNKASTSLANLTVNSTEFVGNSLAVSTTLTRTSPPPGVVAGEMVTFTLTGPSPSGTISNLSGTTNGSGSASVNFPLTARGAYTINASYAGNSTLNSSTSNTPSVSVYQRSRSRRPAVRPERRARLAQL; via the coding sequence ATGTCAAAGCGCCCAAGCCCGTTCCGCCTCACCATCGTCCTCGTTTTCTCACTCATCCTCGCCGTTACCGGTTCAGTATTGACAGCATCCGGCGTCAATGCGGCGGGAGAGCGCTTTGCTTTCCTTAGCTCGGTTGGAGAGATATTTGGGCTTGGCAGCCAGGGCGTGCAACCGATCTCCGAGCCGACGCCTGTGATTGAATCTCCACTCGCCACGGCGGTTCCAATGGCTTCTCAGTCCGGCTTGATTTATACCGAAAATTTCGCTGATATAGCGAATTGGACAGATGGGTTCGCATCAGGTATCGGTGCGTCTCGATGGGGCGGCTTGCCTACCAATGGAACTGGAACGATTCCCGACGGGGTGCGGATTTCAACCCAAACAGAAGTGTTTCCGGCAACGGGAAGTTCCGGTGGTGTTCAAAGGGGATCGCTCAGTGGCAATCCGGCTGGCACTATCGTTTTATTGTCCACAGGAGCGACCGATAATACTACTTCCGCCGCAATAGATCTGTTCTTGAACTATTCAGGGGTTTTGGCCGGGACGCTTAGTTTCGATTGGGCATCAGTAAATAACTCAACGGGCGATCGAAAGGGTTCGTTGCGAATATATACCAGTACAAATGGAACGACCTTTACGGAACTAGCTTCAGCGGCAGTTTTGAATTTTACGAATAATTCTGCCACCAGCGGTTCAATCACGAATGTTTCTCTTCCAAGTGGCTTCAACGGTTCGAGTACCGCGCAAATCCGATTTTATTTTCACAACGGAACGGGCGGAACAACGGGATCTCGTCCAAAGATCAGCCTGGACAATGTTCGAGTGACGGCAACTAACATAGCCCCCACCACCCAAGCCTCGAACATCACGTTCTCATCGGTGACAACAAACTCGATGACCGTGAACTGGACGAACGGGAACGGTTCGAAGCGGATCGTGAAGATGAACACGACGAACACGTTCGATGCCCCGGCTGACGGAACCGATCCGTCTGCGAATGCTACGTACGGCGGTTCGGGTCAGCAGGTTGTTTATAACGGGACGGGCAGCAACGTGGCGATAAGCGGTCTTTCGGCCAGCACGAATTATCATTTCCGTGTCTATGAAGCCAACGGCTCCGGAGCGACCAGCGTTTACAATACCGCGACCGCGACCGACAACCCGAGGGCCACTGCGACGGTGGCTCCGCCGACCGCGAGCGTTACAGGGTCGAGCACGATCTGCGCCGGAGGCTCTGGGACGGTGACGGTGACGGTTAGCGGCGGTGTCGCGCCGTACACGGTGGTTTTGACGAATGGCGGCGGAACGCAGTCTGGCGCCGGGCCGACGTTTAATTTCCCGGTCAGTCCGGGTTCGACAACCGGTTACACGTTGGCAGCCGGAAGCGTAGACGCGAGCAGCACCGCGATCACAACGGGCGACACAGCAACAATAACCGTAAACCAGCCCCCAACGCCGTCAAACGCCGGCCCGAATCAGACTGTGGTTGGCTCAACAGCAACCCTTGCGGGCAACACGCCGAGCGTCGGCACCGGAACGTGGTCGATAGTCGCCGGTGTCGGCGGCAGCTTTACGTCGCCGAATAACCCTAACTCAGATTTTACCGGCTTGCCCGGCTTCATCTACACTTTGCGCTGGACAATAAGCAACGCTCCGTGCTCGTCCTCGACAAATGACGTAGTCATAACCCTGAACAAGGCCTCAACCTCTCTCGCGAATTTGACGGTAAACAGCACAGAATTCGTCGGAAATTCGCTCGCCGTGAGCACGACGCTAACGCGCACCAGCCCGCCTCCGGGTGTGGTCGCGGGCGAGATGGTGACGTTTACTCTAACCGGGCCATCTCCATCGGGTACCATCAGCAATTTGTCCGGTACGACGAACGGCTCCGGATCGGCTTCCGTTAATTTCCCGCTAACCGCACGCGGAGCGTACACGATCAATGCGAGCTATGCCGGGAACTCGACGCTGAATTCGTCCACTTCAAACACGCCCTCGGTGTCAGTCTATCAACGCTCACGCTCGCGCCGGCCAGCTGTACGACCGGAACGCCGTGCCCGGTTAGCGCAACTTTGA